In Thunnus albacares chromosome 10, fThuAlb1.1, whole genome shotgun sequence, a single window of DNA contains:
- the LOC122989848 gene encoding protocadherin alpha-8-like: MESERRCRSLAICWLGFYLSLLLFFGERALAELRYSVPEEVKEGTVVGNVAKDLGLDKTSLIDRRFRVVSGSADAFFEVNSDNGALQVRKKIDREELCQGSGACLMELKILVENPLEIHYVVVEMTDVNDHSPSFPEKEQTFEIGEQTSPGTRFQLHAARDPDAGINSIRTYTLTGNDHFEIDISQSDEDKIPFLVLKKSLDREKNTKHSLIITAVDGGKPQRSSSLNVSIIVLDSNDNRPMFSQDTYQIEIYENVPVGTTVTRVNAIDPDEGTNGEIEYSLGKTLRGKVYEIFELDSLSGQIKLKGDVDYEESEIYKLDVEASDKGTPPLTGRCRVTVKIKDVNDNPPEIEVTSLSNKVSEDSKPGTVISLISVRDKDSGVNGKIISRITSDVPFELKPSYKENTYSVVTQGFLDRELVSHYEITIKATDCGEPPLSTVKTLNIQISDINDNRPHFDQNPLQFYLLENNVAGTSMFSVSAIDNDVNENAAISYHILRGENGNEMSSFLNINSDNGHITALKSFDFETLKTFQFQVVATDSGTPSLSSNVTVNVFILDQNDNAPVILYPVSSNGSAEGVEEIPRNVNTGHLVTKVRAYDADIGYNGWLLFSLQQVTDHSLFGLDRYTGQIRTLRSFTETDEAEHKLVILVKDNGNVSLSATATVIVKLVEPKEAFAASDVKSSTKVDAEDNVTFYLMITLGSVSVLFLISIIVLIAMQCSKSTDYTSKYLQDVNYDGTLCHSIQYRSGDKRYMLVGPRMSIGSTIVPGSHANTLVAPDRRRTSVEVRL, from the coding sequence ATGGAAAGCGAAAGACGATGTCGGTCACTGGCCATCTGTTGGCTtggtttttatttgtctctaCTGCTGTTTTTTGGAGAGCGGGCTCTGGCTGAATTGCGGTACTCTGTTCCAGAGGAGGTGAAAGAAGGAACTGTTGTTGGAAATGTTGCTAAGGATCTTGGTTTGGACAAAACCTCGTTGATTGACCGACGATTCCGAGTGGTTTCTGGATCCGCGGACGCGTTTTTCGAGGTAAACTCGGACAACGGTGCCTTACAGGTCCGTAAGAAAATCGACAGAGAGGAGCTTTGTCAGGGAAGTGGTGCATGCTTGATGGAGCTAAAAATCCTTGTTGAAAACCCCCTGGAGATACACTATGTGGTTGTAGAAATGACTGATGTAAATGATCACTCCCCTAGTTTTCCTGAAAAGgaacaaacatttgaaatagGTGAACAAACATCTCCGGGAACACGATTTCAACTGCACGCAGCCCGTGATCCTGATGCTGGAATAAACTCTATCCGCACATATACATTAACGGGAAACGATCACTTTGAAATAGATATCAGTCAAAGCGATGAAGATAAAATACCATTTTTAGTGCTGAAGAAGTCCttagacagagaaaaaaatactaaGCACTCGTTAATTATTACAGCAGTTGATGGAGGTAAACCTCAAAGATCAAGTTCTCTAAATGTTTCCATTATTGTTCTTGACAGTAATGATAATCGTCCAATGTTTAGTCAGGATACTTACCAAATTGAAATATATGAAAACGTTCCAGTTGGTACAACCGTTACAAGAGTGAATGCAATAGATCCAGATGAAGGCACTAATGGAGAAATAGAGTACAGCCTTGGTAAAACCTTGAGAGGCAAAGTCTATGAGATATTTGAATTGGACAGTTTAAGTGGACAAATTAAATTGAAAGGAGACGTGGATTATGAGGAATCCGAGATTTATAAACTGGATGTTGAGGCATCAGATAAAGGAACACCTCCATTAACAGGAAGGTGTAGAGTAACTGTAAAGATAAAAGACGTCAATGATAATCCACCGGAAATTGAAGTCAcatcactgtcaaataaagtgtCTGAAGATTCAAAGCCTGGCACTGTTATTTCCCTAATTAGTGTGAGAGATAAAGATTCTGGTGTCAATGGAAAAATTATTTCTCGCATAACCTCAGATGTACCTTTTGAATTAAAGCCTTCCTATAAGGAAAACACATATTCAGTTGTCACTCAAGGATTTTTGGATCGAGAGTTGGTGTCACATtatgaaataacaataaaagccaCCGACTGTGGTGAGCCTCCCTTATCTACTGTAAAAACCCTGAATATTCAAATATCAGACATAAATGACAACAGACCACATTTCGACCAAAATCCTTTACAGTTTTACCTTTTGGAAAATAATGTTGCGGGAACATCTATGTTCTCTGTAAGTGCAATAGATAatgatgtgaatgaaaatgcaGCAATTTCTTATCATATTCTTCgaggagaaaatggaaatgaaatgtCATCTTTCCTTAACATTAACTCTGATAATGGACACATTACAGCACTAAAGAGTTTCGACTTTGAAACTCTGAAAACGTTCCAGTTCCAAGTTGTCGCCACAGATTCTGGAACTCCGTCATTAAGCAGCAATGTCACAGTGAACGTATTCATTCTGGATCAGAACGACAACGCTCCAGTCATCCTGTATCCAGTCAGCTCTAATGGTTCTGCTGAAGGTGTGGAGGAGATTCCCCGCAATGTGAACACAGGACACTTGGTGACTAAAGTCAGAGCCTATGACGCTGATATAGGATATAACGGCTGGTTACTCTTTTCACTGCAGCAAGTTACTGACCACAGTCTCTTTGGTTTGGACCGCTATACAGGACAGATCAGAACACTTCGCTCATTCACAGAGACAGACGAGGCTGAGCATAAACTGGTCATACTGGTCAAAGACAATGGGAACGTTTCACTGTCAGCAACAGCTACTGTGATTGTCAAACTTGTGGAGCCCAAAGAGGCTTTTGCAGCTTCTGATGTGAAGAGTTCAACTAAAGTTGACGCGGAAGACAATGTTACATTTTACTTGATGATAACTTTGGGCTCAGTTTCTGTACTTTTTCTCATCAGTATCATCGTGCTGATTGCAATGCAGTGCTCCAAATCCACAGACTATACCTCTAAATATCTACAAGATGTTAATTATGATGGGACACTGTGTCACAGCATCCAGTACAGATCTGGAGACAAACGCTACATGTTAGTTGGCCCCAGAATGAGTATAGGATCTACTATAGTCCCGGGAAGTCATGCCAATACACTGGTGGCTCCTGACAGGAGGAGAACATCTGTAGAGGTAAGGCTTTAA
- the LOC122989842 gene encoding protocadherin alpha-3-like, with protein sequence MKQRGWESWRQRPHLFGVLVLLLFFGAASAQLRYSISEELKEGSFVGNIAKDLGIDLNIMKQRGFRIMSGSTEPLFKVNENDGVLYAIHKIDREEVCKESSVCLINLKTVLENPLEVHYVTVEITDLNDHSPAFPEKTKRLEISESALPGAKYQLQNAHDPDGGTNSVQQYKISQNDHFRLEVKDRGRDGKTPILQLQRQLDRETKRSHKLVLTATDGGNPPKTGTIEIYIDVLDVNDNMPVFTKDTYAAVLQENALVGTTVTQVNATDLDDGPNGEVVYSFGSDVKSKIRELFHIDSVTGEIIVKGRVDFEEQDSYDIDIQASDKGIIPFRTDKSVIIKIADINDNAPEIEVASLSSAVSEDSRPGTTVALISIADLDSGMNGKIISYVAEDSPFTLTPSIQDNMFAVVTKSQLDREQQSRYNITIIAKDAGEPALTSEKTISVFVSDTNDNSPEFSLSPYTFYITENNPPGASVFSVSASDRDEGDNAVISYHILRNAGYENKVTSFLNINSDNGDILALKSFDFETLKTFQFQVVATDSGTPSLSSNVTVNVFILDQNDNAPVILYPVSSNGSAEGVEEIPRNVNVGHLVTKVRAYDADIGYNGWLLFSLQQVTDHSLFGLDRYTGQIRTLRSFTETDEAEHKLVILVKDNGNVSLSATATVIVKLVEPKEAFAASDEKGSAKVDDEDNITFYLMITLGSVSVLFLISIIVLIAMQCSKTTDYTSKYLQDTNYDGTLCHSIQYRSGDKRYMLVGPRMSIGSTIVPGSHANTLVLPDRRRASEEVRSVV encoded by the coding sequence atgaaacaaagagGATGGGAGTCATGGCGACAGCGGCCACATTTGTTCGGCGTTCtggttttgcttttgtttttcggAGCAGCCTCGGCACAGCTGAGATACTCCATATCTGAAGAGCTCAAAGAGGGAAGTTTTGTTGGCAATATAGCTAAGGATTTGGGAATAGACCTGAATATAATGAAGCAGAGGGGATTTCGTATCATGTCCGGCTCGACTGAACCTCTTTTCAAGGTAAATGAGAATGACGGGGTCCTTTATGCGATACATAAAATTGACCGAGAGGAAGTATGTAAGGAGAGCAGTGTATGTTTAATTAACCTTAAAACTGTTCTTGAAAACCCACTAGAAGTACATTATGTCACCGTAGAGATAACAGATTTGAACGACCACTCTCCCGCATttccagagaaaacaaaaaggctCGAAATTTCCGAGTCTGCGTTACCGGGGGCAAAATATCAGTTACAAAATGCCCACGACCCTGACGGTGGCACAAACTCTGTTCAACAGTATAAAATCAGTCAGAATGACCATTTCCGTCTAGAGGTTAAAGATCGAGGAAGAGATGGGAAAACTCCAATTTTACAGTTACAGAGGCAGCTGGACAGAGAGACCAAACGTAGCCATAAATTGGTGCTGACGGCTACTGATGGTGGAAACCCCCCAAAGACAGGCACGATTGAAATATACATAGATGTTTTAGATGTCAATGACAATATGCCAGTGTTCACCAAAGATACATATGCAGCCGTTCTACAAGAGAACGCCCTAGTCGGCACGACAGTCACTCAAGTTAACGCAACCGACTTAGACGACGGTCCTAATGGAGAAGTTGTTTATTCATTTGGAAGtgatgtaaaaagtaaaattcgAGAGCTGTTTCATATTGACTCTGTTACTGGAGAGATAATTGTGAAAGGTCGTGTGGACTTTGAGGAACAAGACAGCTATGACATAGATATACAGGCTTCTGATAAGGGAATCATTCCGTTCAGAACAGATAAAAGTGTAATCATTAAAATTGCAGATATAAATGACAACGCGCCCGAGATAGAAGTGGCATCACTGTCAAGTGCAGTTTCAGAGGACTCTAGACCTGGAACAACTGTAGCGCTTATCAGCATTGCTGATCTGGACTCTGGCATGAACGGCAAAATAATAAGCTACGTCGCCGAAGACAGTCCTTTTACATTAACGCCATCAATACAAGATAACATGTTTGCTGTTGTCACTAAGTCACAGCTTGACAGGGAACAACAATCAAGatataatattacaataatCGCCAAAGACGCAGGCGAGCCAGCCTTAACATCCGAAAAGACTATTAGCGTTTTTGTGTCAGATACAAATGATAACAGTCCGGAGTTTTCATTGAGTCCCTATACTTTCTACATCACCGAAAATAATCCCCCAGGAGCCTCTGTGTTTTCCGTGAGCGCGTCTGATCGTGATGAGGGAGATAATGCTGTTATTTCGTATCACATTCTGAGGAACGCAGGTTATGAAAATAAAGTGACGTCGTTTCTTAACATTAACTCTGATAATGGAGATATTTTGGCGCTAAAAAGTTTTGACTTTGAAACTCTGAAAACGTTCCAGTTCCAAGTTGTCGCCACAGATTCTGGAACTCCGTCACTAAGCAGCAACGTCACTGTGAACGTGTTCATTCTGGATCAGAACGACAACGCTCCAGTCATCCTGTATCCAGTCAGCTCTAACGGTTCTGCTGAAGGTGTGGAGGAGATTCCCCGCAATGTGAACGTAGGACACTTGGTGACTAAAGTCAGAGCCTATGACGCTGATATAGGATATAACGGCTGGTTACTCTTTTCACTGCAGCAAGTTACTGACCACAGTCTCTTTGGTTTGGACCGCTATACAGGACAGATCAGAACACTTCGCTCATTCACAGAGACAGACGAGGCTGAGCATAAACTGGTCATATTGGTCAAAGACAATGGGAACGTTTCACTCTCAGCAACAGCTACTGTGATTGTCAAACTTGTGGAGCCCAAAGAAGCTTTTGCAGCTTCTGATGAGAAAGGTTCTGCAAAAGTTGACGATGAAGACAATATCACATTTTATCTGATGATAACTTTGGGCTCAGTTTCAGTACTTTTTCTCATCAGTATCATCGTGCTGATTGCAATGCAGTGCTCCAAAACCACAGACTATACTTCTAAATATCTACAAGACACAAATTATGATGGGACACTGTGTCACAGCATCCAATACAGATCAGGAGACAAACGGTACATGTTAGTTGGACCCAGAATGAGTATAGGATCTACTATAGTCCCGGGCAGCCATGCCAATACTCTGGTGCTTCCCGACAGGAGACGTGCGTCTGAAGAGGTAAGATCAGTAGTTTGA
- the LOC122990990 gene encoding protocadherin alpha-8-like codes for MESERRCRSWGFYWFGFYLSLLLFFGERALAELRYSVPEEVKEGTVVGNVAKDLGLDKISLIDRRFRVVSGSADAFFEVNPDNGALQVHKKIDREELCQGSGACLMELKILVENPLEIHYVVVEITDVNDHSPSFSEKQQTFEIAEHSSPGTRFQLHAARDPDAGINSIRTYTLTGNDHFEIDISQSDEDKIPFLVLKKSLDREKNTKHSLFVTALDGGKPQRSGSLNVSIIVLDSNDNRPMFSQDTYQIEIYENVPVGTTVTRVNAMDPDEGANGEIEYSLSKSLARKVYEIFELDRLSGQIKLKGGLDFEESEIYKLEVEASDKGTPPLTSRCRVIIKIKDVNDNPPEIEITSLSNTVSENSKPGTVISLISVTDKDSGVNGKIISSIANDVPLELKPSYKENTYSVVTKEFLDREKVSHYEITIKATDCGEPPLSTVKTFDIQISDVNDNSPHFDENRLQFYLVENNLAGASIFSVSATDNDVNENAAVSYHIVRAGSENDVTSFLNINSENGLISALKSFDFETLKTFQFQVVATDSGTPSLSSNVTVNVFILDQNDNAPVILYPVSSNGSAEGVEEIPRNVNAGHLVTKVRAYDADIGYNGWLLFSLQQVTDHSLFGLDRYTGQIRTLRSFTETDEAEHKLVILVKDNGNVSLSATATVIVKLVEPKEAFAASDVKSSAKDDEGNDVTFYLMITLGSVSVLFLISIIVLIAMQCSKTTDCASKYLQDTNYDGTLCHSIQYRSGDKRYMLVGPRMSIGSTIVPGSHANTLVLPDRRRASGEGGSILSV; via the exons ATGGAAAGCGAAAGACGATGCCGATCATGGGGCTTCTAttggtttggtttttatttgtctctaCTGCTGTTTTTCGGAGAGCGGGCTTTGGCTGAATTACGGTACTCTGTTCCAGAAGAGGTGAAAGAAGGAACTGTTGTTGGAAATGTTGCTAAGGATCTTGGTTTGGACAAAATCTCGTTGATTGACCGACGATTCCGAGTGGTTTCTGGATCCGCGGACGCGTTTTTTGAGGTAAACCCGGACAACGGTGCCTTACAGGTCCATAAGAAAATCGACAGAGAGGAGCTTTGTCAGGGAAGTGGTGCATGCTTAATGGAGCTAAAAATCCTTGTTGAAAACCCCCTGGAGATACACTATGTGGTTGTAGAAATTACTGATGTAAATGATCACTCCCCTAGTTTTTCTGAGAAGCAACAGACATTTGAGATAGCGGAACATTCATCTCCGGGAACACGATTTCAACTGCACGCAGCCCGTGATCCTGATGCTGGAATAAACTCTATCCGCACATATACATTAACGGGAAACGATCACTTTGAAATAGATATTAGTCAAAGCGATGAAGATAAAATACCATTTTTAGTGCTGAAGAAGTCCttagacagagaaaaaaatactaaGCACTCGTTATTTGTTACAGCACTTGATGGAGGTAAACCTCAAAGATCAGGTTCACTAAATGTTTCCATTATTGTTCTTGACAGTAATGATAATCGTCCAATGTTTAGTCAGGATACTTACCAAATTGAAATATATGAAAACGTTCCAGTTGGTACAACCGTTACAAGAGTGAATGCAATGGATCCAGATGAGGGGGCTAACGGAGAAATAGAGTACAGCCTTAGCAAATCATTAGCACGAAAAGTCTACGAGATATTTGAACTCGATAGGTTAAGtggacaaattaaattaaaaggaGGGTTAGATTTTGAGGAATCTGAGATTTATAAACTAGAAGTTGAGGCATCAGATAAAGGAACACCTCCATTAACAAGCAGGTGTAGAGTCATTATAAAGATAAAAGACGTCAATGATAATCCACCAGAAATTGAAATCACATCACTCTCAAATACAGTGTCCGAAAATTCAAAGCCTGGCACTGTTATTTCTCTCATCAGTGTAACAGATAAAGACTCGGGTGTCAATGGAAAAATTATTTCAAGCATAGCCAATGACGTGCCTTTAGAATTAAAGCCCTCCTATAAGGAAAACACGTATTCAGTTGTCACTAAGGAATTTTTAGATCGAGAGAAGGTGTCACATtatgaaataacaataaaagccaCCGACTGTGGTGAGCCTCCCTTATCTACTGTTAAAACCTTTGACATTCAGATATCGGATGTAAATGACAACAGTCCACATTTCGACGAAAACCGATTACAGTTCTACCTGGTAGAAAATAACTTAGCTGGAGCGTCAATATTCTCTGTAAGTGCAACAGACAatgatgtgaatgaaaatgcaGCTGTTTCATATCATATTGTGAGAGCAGGGAGTGAAAATGATGTAACATCTTTCCTAAATATAAATTCAGAGAATGGACTGATTTCAGCGCTAAAAAGTTTCGACTTTGAAACTCTGAAAACGTTCCAGTTCCAAGTTGTCGCCACAGATTCTGGAACTCCCTCATTAAGCAGCAACGTCACAGTGAACGTGTTCATTCTGGATCAGAACGACAACGCTCCAGTCATCCTGTATCCAGTCAGCTCTAACGGTTCTGCTGAAGGTGTGGAGGAGATTCCCCGCAATGTGAACGCAGGACACTTGGTGACTAAAGTCAGAGCCTATGACGCTGATATAGGATATAACGGCTGGTTACTCTTTTCACTGCAGCAAGTTACTGACCACAGTCTCTTTGGTTTGGACCGCTATACAGGACAGATCAGAACACTTCGCTCATTCACAGAGACAGACGAGGCTGAGCATAAACTGGTCATATTGGTCAAAGACAATGGGAACGTTTCACTCTCGGCGACAGCTACTGTGATTGTCAAACTTGTGGAGCCAAAAGAAGCTTTTGcagcttctgatgttaaaagtTCAGCAAAGGATGATGAGGGGAATGACGTGACTTTTTACCTGATGATAACTTTGGGCTCAGTTTCTGTACTTTTTCTCATCAGTATCATCGTACTGATTGCAATGCAGTGCTCCAAAACCACAGACTGTGCTTCTAAATATCTACAAGACACAAATTATGATGGGACACTGTGTCACAGCATCCAATACAGATCTGGAGACAAACGGTACATGTTGGTTGGACCCAGGATGAGTATAGGATCTACTATAGTCCCAGGCAGCCATGCAAATACTCTAGTGCTTCCTGACAGGAGGAGAGCATCTGGAGAG GGTGGCAGTATCTTATCAGTATAG
- the LOC122989841 gene encoding protocadherin alpha-7-like, with the protein MEQRRRQTWRERTKWAAYMMVFVTFWSGASGQFRYSIFEEVNEGTAVGNIARDLGLDKTTLKQRGYRTVYGSTEPPFQVNQDDGILYVNRKIDREDVCDRSKICLIDLKTVLENPLEVHYVTVEILDVNDHAPRFPENEKMLEIYESALPGTRFQLQAARDADSGSLSVQQYSLGHNEHFRLEVKDRGEDRKTPSLILQKPLDRESIKTHVLLLTAIDGGKPPRSGNMTIIVDVSDVNDNPPVFTQDSYTVQLKENSPLGTTVIQVNATDLDEGSNGEVVYSFGNDVDAQARARFDLNPKTGEITVAGIIDFEESGRYEIDIQASDKGAPTLTTDKTVIINIVDLNDNAPEIEITSFSHALPEDSKPGTTVALITVKDSDSGLNGKVMCYINQDLPFMLTPSLQNNMYSLVTKLLLDREQQSEYDVTIVAKDAGEPSLSSDKTIKIVVSDVNDNRPEFSQSPYTFYITENNNPGASILSVTARDHDQGSNALISYLILRNMGGEHLFTSFLNVNSENGDISALKSFDFETLKTFHFQVVATDSGTPSLSSNVTVNVFILDQNDNAPVILYPVSSNGSAEGVEEIPRNVNAGHLVTKVRAYDADIGYNGWLLFSLQQVTDHSLFGLDRYTGQIRTLRSFTETDEAEHKLVILVKDNGNVSLSATATVIVKLVEPKEAFAASDVKSAEKDDEGGDVTFYLMITLGSVSVLFLISIIVLIAMQCSKTTDYTSKYLQDTNYDGTLCHSIQYRSGDKRYMLVGPRMSIGSTIVPGSHANTLVLPDRRRASGEVRSL; encoded by the coding sequence ATGGAACAAAGACGACGCCAGACATGGAGAGAGCGGACAAAGTGGGCTGCCTACATGATGGTTTTTGTTACGTTTTGGAGCGGAGCGTCCGGACAATTCAGATATTCCATCTTCGAGGAAGTGAACGAAGGAACTGCTGTTGGAAATATTGCGAGGGATTTAGGTCTCGATAAGACCACACTGAAACAGAGGGGGTACCGTACTGTCTATGGCTCGACAGAGCCTCCTTTTCAAGTAAATCAGGACGATGGTATCTTGTATGTGAACCGAAAAATTGACAGAGAGGATGTGTGCGACCGAAGCAAGATTTGTCTAATTGATTTAAAAACCGTGTTAGAAAATCCACTGGAGGTCCACTATGTAACAGTAGAGATTCTGGATGTAAACGATCACGCACCACGCTTCCCCGAAAATGAAAAGATGTTAGAGATTTACGAATCTGCGTTACCAGGAACAAGATTTCAGTTACAAGCTGCACGTGATGCTGATAGTGGTTCATTATCCGTTCAGCAGTATAGCTTAGGTCATAATGAACATTTTCGTTTGGAGGTGAAAGATCGTGGTGAGGACCGAAAAACTCCTAGTTTAATTCTTCAAAAGCCACTTGACAGAGAATCTATCAAGACACATGTGTTACTTCTGACAGCCATTGATGGAGGTAAACCTCCTAGGTCCGGTAACATGACAATCATTGTAGATGTTTCAGACGTTAATGATAACCCCCCAGTTTTTACCCAGGATTCCTATACTGTGCAGTTAAAAGAGAATTCTCCTCTTGGTACTACTGTTATTCAAGTTAATGCAACAGATTTGGATGAAGGCTCAAATGGTGAAGTTGTATATTCATTTGGCAATGACGTGGATGCTCAGGCACGTGCACGTTTTGATTTAAATCCAAAAACTGGAGAAATTACAGTGGCAGGAATCATAGACTTTGAAGAGAGTGGCAGATATGAAATAGATATCCAGGCATCTGACAAAGGTGCACCTACACTGACAACAGACAAAACCGTCATTATAAATATTGTTGACCTAAACGACAACGCACCTGAGATTGAGATAACATCTTTTTCACACGCGCTACCAGAAGATTCAAAACCAGGAACCACAGTGGCCTTGATTACTGTTAAAGATTCAGATTCTGGTCTCAATGGAAAGGTAATGTGTTACATAAACCAAGACCTTCCTTTTATGCTCACTCCATCTTTACAAAATAACATGTATTCCCTGGTAACAAAATTACTTTTGGACCGAGAACAGCAATCGGAATATGATGTAACAATTGTAGCTAAAGACGCAGGTGAACCATCATTATCATCagataaaactataaaaattgTTGTGTCAGATGTGAATGATAACCGCCCGGAGTTTTCACAGAGCCCCTATACTTTCTACATTACTGAGAATAACAACCCCGGAGCGTCTATTTTATCAGTTACAGCCCGTGATCATGATCAGGGGAGTAATGCTCTTATTTCATATCTCATATTAAGGAATATGGGCGGAGAACATTTGTTTACCTCCTTTCTAAATGTTAACAGTGAAAATGGAGATATTTCAGCGCTGAAAAGCTTCGACTTTGAAACTCTGAAAACGTTCCATTTCCAAGTTGTCGCCACAGATTCTGGAACTCCGTCACTAAGCAGCAACGTCACAGTGAACGTATTCATTCTGGATCAGAACGACAACGCTCCAGTCATCCTGTATCCAGTCAGCTCTAACGGTTCTGCTGAAGGTGTGGAGGAGATTCCTCGCAATGTGAACGCAGGACACTTGGTGACTAAAGTCAGAGCCTATGACGCTGATATAGGATATAACGGCTGGTTACTCTTTTCACTGCAGCAAGTTACTGACCACAGTCTCTTTGGTTTGGACCGCTATACAGGACAGATCAGAACACTTCGCTCATTCACAGAGACAGACGAGGCTGAGCATAAACTGGTCATACTGGTAAAAGACAATGGGAACGTTTCTCTCTCAGCAACAGCTACTGTGATTGTCAAACTTGTGGAGCCTAAAGAGGCTTTTGcagcttctgatgttaaaagtGCAGAAAAAGATGATGAGGGGGGAGACGTGACTTTTTATCTGATGATAACTTTGGGCTCAGTTTCAGTACTTTTTCTCATCAGTATCATCGTGCTGATTGCAATGCAATGCTCTAAAACCACAGACTATACTTCTAAATATCTACAAGACACTAATTATGATGGGACCCTGTGTCACAGCATCCAGTACAGATCTGGAGACAAACGCTACATGTTGGTTGGACCTAGAATGAGTATAGGATCTACTATAGTCCCGGGCAGCCATGCCAATACACTGGTGCTTCCTGACAGGAGGCGGGCATCTGGGGAGGTAAGAAGTTTATAA